In a single window of the Grus americana isolate bGruAme1 chromosome 31, bGruAme1.mat, whole genome shotgun sequence genome:
- the ANKRD52 gene encoding serine/threonine-protein phosphatase 6 regulatory ankyrin repeat subunit C isoform X2, producing the protein MGILSITDQPPLVQAIFNRDVEEVRSLLNQKENINVLDQERRTPLHAAAYIGDVAILELLILSGANVNAKDTVWLTPLHRAAASRNEKALHLLLKHSADVNARDKYWQTPLHVAAANRATKCVEAIIPLLSTVNVADRTGRTALHHAVHSGHLEMVNLLLNKGASLSTCDKKDRQPIHWAAFLGHLEVLKLLVARGADVMCKDKKGYTLLHTAAASGQIEVVRHLLRLGVEIDEPNSFGNTALHIACYMGQDAVANELVNYGANVNQPNEKGFTPLHFAAVSTNGALCLELLVNNGADVNFQSKEGKSPLHMAAIHGRFTRSQILIQNGSEIDCADKYGNTPLHVAARYGHELLISTLMTNGADTARRGIHDMFPLHLAVLFGFSDCCRKLLSSGQLYSIVSSLSNEHVLSAGFDINTPDNLGRTCLHAAASGGNVECLNLLLSSGADLRRRDKFGRTPLHYAAANGSYQCTVTLVTAGASINEADCKGCTPLHYAAASDTYRRCLEFLLDNGADPSLRDKQGYTAVHYAAAYGNRQNLELLLEMSFNCLEDVESTIPVSPLHLAAYNGHCEALKTLAETLVNLDVRDHKGRTALYLATERGSTECVEVLTSHGASALVKERKRKWTPLHAAAANGNTDSLHLLIDSGERADITDVMDIHGQTPLMLAIMNGHVDCVHLLLEKGSTADAADKRGRTALHRGAVTGCEDCLAALLDHDAFVLCRDFKGRTPIHFASACGHLEILRTLLQAALSTDPLDSVVDYSGYSPMHWASYSGHEDCLELLLEHNPFAYLEGNPFTPLHCAVINNQDGTAEMLVEALGAKIVNSRDAKGRTPLHAAAFADNIHGLQLLLRHQAEVDMTDKLGRTPLMMASENGHTAAVEFLLYQAKANITLLDVNKNTALHLACSKGHEKCALLILGETQDLGLINASNSALQMPLHIAARNGLASVVQALLSRGATVLAVDEEGHTPALACAPNKDVADCLALILSTMKPFPPKDAISSFSFNLLKNCGIAAKTTACGALPNGSTCPYSKDRHNAIGLDGCYSE; encoded by the exons ATGGGGATTCTCAGCATCACGGACCAG CCTCCTCTGGTCCAAGCCATCTTCAACCGCGATGTAGAGGAGGTGCGGTCATTGCTGAATCAGAAGGAGAACATTAATGTATTG GACCAAGAAAGACGAACGCCGCTGCATGCTGCTGCCTACATAGGAGATGTTGCAATCCTGGAGCTCCTCATACTGTCAG GTGCTAACGTTAATGCAAAGGACACTGTTTGGCTCACCCCGTTACACCGCGCTGCGGCTTCTCGTAACGAG AAGGCACTTCACCTCCTCCTGAAGCACTCGGCAGATGTCAATGCCCGCGACAAATACTGGCAAACGCCTCTGCACGTCGCCGCTGCCAACCGGGCCACCAAATGCGTGGAGGCCATCATCCCCCTGCTGAGCACTGTCAACGTCGCGGACCGCACGGGCCGCACGGCGCTGCACCACGCCGTGCACAGCGGCCACCTCGAG ATGGTGAACCTGCTGTTGAACAAAGGGGCCAGCCTGAGCACTTGCGACAAGAAGGACCGCCAGCCCATCCACTGGGCAGCGTTTCTAG GGCATTTGGAAGTTCTGAAGCTGCTGGTGGCCCGGGGAGCTGACGTGATGTGTAAGGACAAAAAAGGCTACACCCTGCTGCACACTGCGGCAGCCAGCGGCCAGATCGAAGTCGTGCGTCACCTGCTGAGGCTGGGAGTTGAG ATTGATGAACCAAATTCCTTCGGAAACACTGCACTTCACATTGCCTGTTACATGGGCCAAGATGCCGTGGCCAACGAGCTGGTCAATTACGGCGCCAACGTCAATCAGCCTAACGAGAAGGGCTTCACCCCTCTGCACTTTGCTGCCGTCTCCACCAATGGGGCCCTGTGCCTAGAGCTCCTCGTGAACAACGGGGCTGATGTCAACTTTCAG AGTAAGGAAGGGAAGAGCCCTTTGCACATGGCTGCCATTCACGGACGGTTCACGCGTTCACAGATCCTCATTCAGAATG GCAGTGAGATTGACTGTGCTGACAAATACGGCAATACCCCCCTCCACGTTGCTGCTAGATATGGCCACGAGCTGCTAATTAGTACTTTGATGACGAATGGTGCTGACACTGCAAG GCGTGGGATCCACGACATGTTCCCTCTGCACTTAGCTGTTCTCTTTGGATTTTCAGACTGTTGTCGTAAGCTACTTTCCTCAG GTCAGTTGTACAGTATCGTCTCCTCGCTGAGCAACGAGCACGTGCTGTCTGCAGGCTTCGATATCAACACCCCTGACAACCTCGGGAGGACTTGCCTCCACGCTGCTGCTTCTGGAGG GAACGTTGAATGTCTTAATTTGCTGTTGAGCAGCGGTGCTGACTTGAGGAGGAGAGATAAGTTTGGAAG gACTCCACTGCACTACGCAGCTGCCAACGGCAGCTATCAGTGTACGGTGACACTGGTCACGGCGGGAGCCAGTATTAACGAGGCTGACTGTAAAGGCTGTACCCCCTTACACTATGCTGCTGCTTCGGACACGTACAGGCG TTGTTTAGAGTTCTTGCTGGATAATGGTGCTGACCCATCCCTCCGGGACAAGCAGGGATATACCGCTGTCCACTACGCAGCTGCGTACGGCAACAGGCAGAACCTCGAGCTG CTCCTGGAAATGTCTTTTAACTGCCTGGAGGATGTGGAAAGCACCATTCCAGTCAGCCCTTTGCACTTAGCT GCCTATAATGGTCACTGTGAAGCCCTAAAGACACTTGCCGAAACCCTCGTGAACCTCGACGTGCGGGACCACAAGGGGCGGACGGCGCTGTACCTCGCGACGGAGAGAGGCTCCACGGAGTGCGTGGAGGTGCTCACCAGCCACGGCGCGTCCGCTCTGgtgaaggagaggaagaggaagtggACCCCTCTCCACGCTGCAG CTGCCAACGGGAACACTGATTCCCTGCACCTCCTGATAGACAGCGGGGAGCGGGCAGACATCACCGACGTCATGGACATCCACGGCCA AACCCCACTGATGCTGGCGATCATGAATGGCCACGTTGACTGTGTCCACCTCCTCCTGGAGAAGGGATCCACAGCCGATGCGGCGGACAAGAGGGGAAGGACTGCCCTGCACCGAGGG GCTGTGACGGGCTGTGAGGACTGCCTGGCTGCCCTGCTGGACCACGATGCCTTCGTCCTGTGTCGGGATTTCAAAGGCCGCACCCCGATCCACTTTGCGTCGGCGTGCGGCCACTTAGAAATCCTGAGgaccctgctgcaggcagccctcTCTACTGACCCTCTGGACTCTGTGGTGGACTACAGCGGTTACTCACCGATGCACTGGGCTTCATACAGTG GGCATGAAGATTGTCTTGAATTGTTACTTGAACACAATCCGTTTGCGTACCTAGAAGGAAACCCCTTTACTCCATTGCACTGTGCAGT AATTAACAACCAGGACGGCACTGCTGAAATGCTGGTGGAAGCATTAGGTGCCAAGATTGTTAATAGCAGAGATGCCAAAGGAAG gaCACCCCTTCAcgctgctgcctttgcagacAACATCCATGGTTTACAGCTGCTTCTGCGCCACCAAGCCGAGGTGGACATGACTGACAAGCTGGGGAGGACTCCCCTCATGATGGCTTCTGAGAATGGGCACACTGCAGCAGTCG AGTTCCTGCTGTACcaagcaaaagcaaatataaCTCTGCTGGATGTCAACAAGAACACAGCTCTTCACCTGGCCTGCAGCAAG GGTCATGAAAAGTGTGCCTTGTTGATCCTGGGAGAAACCCAAGACCTTGGCCTTATCAATGCAAGTAACAGTGCTCTGCAGAT gCCACTCCACATCGCAGCTCGGAACGGGCTGGCCTCCgtcgtccaggccctgctcagCAGAGGTGCCACCGTGCTGGCTGTGGATGAAGAAG GTCATACCCCAGCCTTGGCATGTGCCCCCAACAAGGACGTCGCCGACTGCCTGGCACTTATCCTCTCCACCATGAAGCCTTTCCCACCTAAAGACGCCATCAGCTCTTTCAGCTTCAACCTCCTCAAGAACTGCGGCATTGCAGCCAAAACCACCGCCTGCGGGGCCCTGCCCAACGGCAGCACCTGCCCCTACAGCAAGGACCGGCACAATGCCATCGGCTTGGACGGCTGTTACTCGGAGTAG
- the ANKRD52 gene encoding serine/threonine-protein phosphatase 6 regulatory ankyrin repeat subunit C isoform X1 produces MGILSITDQPPLVQAIFNRDVEEVRSLLNQKENINVLDQERRTPLHAAAYIGDVAILELLILSGANVNAKDTVWLTPLHRAAASRNEKALHLLLKHSADVNARDKYWQTPLHVAAANRATKCVEAIIPLLSTVNVADRTGRTALHHAVHSGHLEMVNLLLNKGASLSTCDKKDRQPIHWAAFLGHLEVLKLLVARGADVMCKDKKGYTLLHTAAASGQIEVVRHLLRLGVEIDEPNSFGNTALHIACYMGQDAVANELVNYGANVNQPNEKGFTPLHFAAVSTNGALCLELLVNNGADVNFQSKEGKSPLHMAAIHGRFTRSQILIQNGSEIDCADKYGNTPLHVAARYGHELLISTLMTNGADTARRGIHDMFPLHLAVLFGFSDCCRKLLSSGQLYSIVSSLSNEHVLSAGFDINTPDNLGRTCLHAAASGGNVECLNLLLSSGADLRRRDKFGRTPLHYAAANGSYQCTVTLVTAGASINEADCKGCTPLHYAAASDTYRRAETHSGNSHDTDEEPLKESRLKEAFFCLEFLLDNGADPSLRDKQGYTAVHYAAAYGNRQNLELLLEMSFNCLEDVESTIPVSPLHLAAYNGHCEALKTLAETLVNLDVRDHKGRTALYLATERGSTECVEVLTSHGASALVKERKRKWTPLHAAAANGNTDSLHLLIDSGERADITDVMDIHGQTPLMLAIMNGHVDCVHLLLEKGSTADAADKRGRTALHRGAVTGCEDCLAALLDHDAFVLCRDFKGRTPIHFASACGHLEILRTLLQAALSTDPLDSVVDYSGYSPMHWASYSGHEDCLELLLEHNPFAYLEGNPFTPLHCAVINNQDGTAEMLVEALGAKIVNSRDAKGRTPLHAAAFADNIHGLQLLLRHQAEVDMTDKLGRTPLMMASENGHTAAVEFLLYQAKANITLLDVNKNTALHLACSKGHEKCALLILGETQDLGLINASNSALQMPLHIAARNGLASVVQALLSRGATVLAVDEEGHTPALACAPNKDVADCLALILSTMKPFPPKDAISSFSFNLLKNCGIAAKTTACGALPNGSTCPYSKDRHNAIGLDGCYSE; encoded by the exons ATGGGGATTCTCAGCATCACGGACCAG CCTCCTCTGGTCCAAGCCATCTTCAACCGCGATGTAGAGGAGGTGCGGTCATTGCTGAATCAGAAGGAGAACATTAATGTATTG GACCAAGAAAGACGAACGCCGCTGCATGCTGCTGCCTACATAGGAGATGTTGCAATCCTGGAGCTCCTCATACTGTCAG GTGCTAACGTTAATGCAAAGGACACTGTTTGGCTCACCCCGTTACACCGCGCTGCGGCTTCTCGTAACGAG AAGGCACTTCACCTCCTCCTGAAGCACTCGGCAGATGTCAATGCCCGCGACAAATACTGGCAAACGCCTCTGCACGTCGCCGCTGCCAACCGGGCCACCAAATGCGTGGAGGCCATCATCCCCCTGCTGAGCACTGTCAACGTCGCGGACCGCACGGGCCGCACGGCGCTGCACCACGCCGTGCACAGCGGCCACCTCGAG ATGGTGAACCTGCTGTTGAACAAAGGGGCCAGCCTGAGCACTTGCGACAAGAAGGACCGCCAGCCCATCCACTGGGCAGCGTTTCTAG GGCATTTGGAAGTTCTGAAGCTGCTGGTGGCCCGGGGAGCTGACGTGATGTGTAAGGACAAAAAAGGCTACACCCTGCTGCACACTGCGGCAGCCAGCGGCCAGATCGAAGTCGTGCGTCACCTGCTGAGGCTGGGAGTTGAG ATTGATGAACCAAATTCCTTCGGAAACACTGCACTTCACATTGCCTGTTACATGGGCCAAGATGCCGTGGCCAACGAGCTGGTCAATTACGGCGCCAACGTCAATCAGCCTAACGAGAAGGGCTTCACCCCTCTGCACTTTGCTGCCGTCTCCACCAATGGGGCCCTGTGCCTAGAGCTCCTCGTGAACAACGGGGCTGATGTCAACTTTCAG AGTAAGGAAGGGAAGAGCCCTTTGCACATGGCTGCCATTCACGGACGGTTCACGCGTTCACAGATCCTCATTCAGAATG GCAGTGAGATTGACTGTGCTGACAAATACGGCAATACCCCCCTCCACGTTGCTGCTAGATATGGCCACGAGCTGCTAATTAGTACTTTGATGACGAATGGTGCTGACACTGCAAG GCGTGGGATCCACGACATGTTCCCTCTGCACTTAGCTGTTCTCTTTGGATTTTCAGACTGTTGTCGTAAGCTACTTTCCTCAG GTCAGTTGTACAGTATCGTCTCCTCGCTGAGCAACGAGCACGTGCTGTCTGCAGGCTTCGATATCAACACCCCTGACAACCTCGGGAGGACTTGCCTCCACGCTGCTGCTTCTGGAGG GAACGTTGAATGTCTTAATTTGCTGTTGAGCAGCGGTGCTGACTTGAGGAGGAGAGATAAGTTTGGAAG gACTCCACTGCACTACGCAGCTGCCAACGGCAGCTATCAGTGTACGGTGACACTGGTCACGGCGGGAGCCAGTATTAACGAGGCTGACTGTAAAGGCTGTACCCCCTTACACTATGCTGCTGCTTCGGACACGTACAGGCG AGCAGAGACTCATTCAGGAAACAGCCATGACACTGATGAGGAGCCACTGAAGGAGTCCAGGCTGAAGGAGGCATTCTT TTGTTTAGAGTTCTTGCTGGATAATGGTGCTGACCCATCCCTCCGGGACAAGCAGGGATATACCGCTGTCCACTACGCAGCTGCGTACGGCAACAGGCAGAACCTCGAGCTG CTCCTGGAAATGTCTTTTAACTGCCTGGAGGATGTGGAAAGCACCATTCCAGTCAGCCCTTTGCACTTAGCT GCCTATAATGGTCACTGTGAAGCCCTAAAGACACTTGCCGAAACCCTCGTGAACCTCGACGTGCGGGACCACAAGGGGCGGACGGCGCTGTACCTCGCGACGGAGAGAGGCTCCACGGAGTGCGTGGAGGTGCTCACCAGCCACGGCGCGTCCGCTCTGgtgaaggagaggaagaggaagtggACCCCTCTCCACGCTGCAG CTGCCAACGGGAACACTGATTCCCTGCACCTCCTGATAGACAGCGGGGAGCGGGCAGACATCACCGACGTCATGGACATCCACGGCCA AACCCCACTGATGCTGGCGATCATGAATGGCCACGTTGACTGTGTCCACCTCCTCCTGGAGAAGGGATCCACAGCCGATGCGGCGGACAAGAGGGGAAGGACTGCCCTGCACCGAGGG GCTGTGACGGGCTGTGAGGACTGCCTGGCTGCCCTGCTGGACCACGATGCCTTCGTCCTGTGTCGGGATTTCAAAGGCCGCACCCCGATCCACTTTGCGTCGGCGTGCGGCCACTTAGAAATCCTGAGgaccctgctgcaggcagccctcTCTACTGACCCTCTGGACTCTGTGGTGGACTACAGCGGTTACTCACCGATGCACTGGGCTTCATACAGTG GGCATGAAGATTGTCTTGAATTGTTACTTGAACACAATCCGTTTGCGTACCTAGAAGGAAACCCCTTTACTCCATTGCACTGTGCAGT AATTAACAACCAGGACGGCACTGCTGAAATGCTGGTGGAAGCATTAGGTGCCAAGATTGTTAATAGCAGAGATGCCAAAGGAAG gaCACCCCTTCAcgctgctgcctttgcagacAACATCCATGGTTTACAGCTGCTTCTGCGCCACCAAGCCGAGGTGGACATGACTGACAAGCTGGGGAGGACTCCCCTCATGATGGCTTCTGAGAATGGGCACACTGCAGCAGTCG AGTTCCTGCTGTACcaagcaaaagcaaatataaCTCTGCTGGATGTCAACAAGAACACAGCTCTTCACCTGGCCTGCAGCAAG GGTCATGAAAAGTGTGCCTTGTTGATCCTGGGAGAAACCCAAGACCTTGGCCTTATCAATGCAAGTAACAGTGCTCTGCAGAT gCCACTCCACATCGCAGCTCGGAACGGGCTGGCCTCCgtcgtccaggccctgctcagCAGAGGTGCCACCGTGCTGGCTGTGGATGAAGAAG GTCATACCCCAGCCTTGGCATGTGCCCCCAACAAGGACGTCGCCGACTGCCTGGCACTTATCCTCTCCACCATGAAGCCTTTCCCACCTAAAGACGCCATCAGCTCTTTCAGCTTCAACCTCCTCAAGAACTGCGGCATTGCAGCCAAAACCACCGCCTGCGGGGCCCTGCCCAACGGCAGCACCTGCCCCTACAGCAAGGACCGGCACAATGCCATCGGCTTGGACGGCTGTTACTCGGAGTAG